GGCGCTCTGCAGGTCCCCCTTGGCGAGGTTCACCTCGCCAAGCCAGTACTGCGCGTTACCGGCATACTGGCTGTTGGGGTACTTGCGCAGGAAGGCGCCAAAGGCCTGGCTGGCCTTGTCGAAGTCCTTGGCCTTGATCAGGTCGAAGGCGGCATCGTAGTAGAGCTTTTCTTTTGCCGGATCACCCGGCTCGCTGCTGGCGGCGGGTTGCTGTGCGGCGGCTGCGCCGGCACCTGCGGCAGCTCCGGCACTGGCGCCGGCAGCGGGGGAGTTCTGTTGAGCAGCACCGGCACCCGCACCACCCGAGATACGGCCGTCGAGATCCTGGTAGCGTTCCAGGTTTTCCTGCTTCATCTGTTGGATCTGGTTCTGCTGCTCTTCGAGCATGCCGCGCAGACGGGACATTTCGTCCTGCATCTGCTGCAGCTGCATGAACAGCTGAGCCTGTCCGGAGACGGGCTGAGTCGTCATCCCGCCTCCGGCATAGGCGCCCTCAGCGCCTGCGGTGCCATAACCCGAGGGCGGCGTGTTGGCGTAACCGCCACCATTGCCGTCCTGTACCGGAACCGCGGCCGCCGCCATCAGGGGCAGGCCGCATGCGATCAAGGTCAGAAAACGCAGGCGCATCGGCATCACGTCTTACTTCTTCAGCTCAACGCGACGGTTCTGGGCCCAGGACTGCTCGTCGTGGCCAGTGGCAACCGGACGCTCTTTCCCATAGGAAACCAGCTCCAGCTGAGCCGGGGAAACGCCCTGCAGTACCAGGTAGCGCTGGACGGCCTTGGCACGACGCTCGCCCAGAGCCATGTTGTACTCGCGGGTACCGCGCTCGTCAGTGTGACCTTCCAGGACTACGCGCTGGCCGGAACCTTTCAGGTCCTTGGCGTGTACGTCCAGGGCACGCATGGCTTCCGGTTTCAGGTCGGAGCTGTCGTACTCGAAGTAGAAGGTGGTGATAGCGCGCAGAGCGGCTTCGTCGCTCAGGGAGCCGTCAACGGCACCGCTGTTTGCGCCGTAGCCAGCGTTCGGGTCACGGCCGTCATTGGCGCCTTCGCCGGAAGCGTCGCCGCCCTTGGAGGAACAGCCAACGGCAACGGCCATGGCCAGAGCAAGCGCGGCAAATTTGCCGAATTTCAGCATTTCCATCATGTAACTCCTAATGAACCCCAGTGTATAAGTTTGAAACAGTTGGCAACCGTCAGTTCAGGTAAGGGGACCAGGATGGTTCGCGCACGTCGCCTTGAGCGGTAGGTATAGGTAACCGAACACGTCCGTTGATGCTTACGAGCATCAGCACGCCCCGGTCCTGCTGGCGGGTGGCGTATATTAGCATCGTGCCATTGGGCGCAACAGTAGGCGAATCGTCCAGCGTGGTATTCGAAAGCACGCGCAGATTGCCGCGCTGAAGGTCCTGGGCCGCGATCTGGAAGTTGGTGAAACCGTCCTGACGGTGAACCATTACCAGGGTTTTCTCATCCGCGGAAAGTTTCGGGTTGGCGTTGTAGTTGCCAATGAAAGTTACGCGATCGGTGGCGCCCGAGTTGACGTTCATCTTGTAGATCTGCGGCTTGCCGCCACGATCCGAAGTGAAGTACAGGGTCGAACCATCGGCGCCCCAGAAAGGCTCGGTGTCGATCGCCTGGTTGTTGGTCAGGCGACGCAGCTGGCGGCTGCCCAGGTCCATCACATAGATCTCCGGGTTGCCGTCACGCGACAGCACGAAAGCCAGGCGGTTGCCATCCGGCGAGAAGGCCGGGGCGCCGTTGAGACCCTCGAAGTTGGAGATCTGCTCGCGGCGACCGGTGTCGACGTACTGCATGAAGATGCGCGGACGCTTCTGCTCGAAGGAAACATAGGCGATGCGGCGGCCATCGGGCGAGAAACGCGGCGACAGGATCGGCTCGCGGGACTGCAGCAGGGTCACCGGGCGAGCGCCGTCATAGTCGGAGCGTTGCAGGGTGTAACGGGTGTTGTCCACGGAGAAGCGCTCGGCGGTGACGTAGAGCAGCTTGGTGGAAAACGCGCCCTTGATGCCGGTGAGCTTCTCGAACGACTGGTCGGCAATATAATGCGACATGTCGCGCAGTTGCTCGGTTGTGCCGCCCACGCTGCCGGTCAGGACCTGCTGCTGGGTCGCCACGTTGAACAGGCCGTACTGGATCTGCAGACGACCACCGGCCGGCACGATGTTGCCGATCAGCACGTACTGGGCGCCGAGCGCCTGCCAGTCGCGATAGATCACTTCGCTGGCCTGGGCCGGCTGGCTGATCATGTTCTGCCGCGGGATCGGCTCGAAGTAACCGGAGTTGCGCAGGTCGTTGCCAATGATGTTCGACATGTCCTCGGGCAACACGTTGCCGCCCTGCCAGCCGAACGGAACCACGGCAATCGGGACGGCCGAGTCGCGACCGCTGGAAATCACCAGCGGGTCGGCGGCCTGCGCCACGCCGGCCACCAGGGCCAGGGCGAACAGCGCGAAGCGAATCAGGGTACTCACAGACTTAAATCCTCCGGTTTGAAGACGATGCGGCGCTGACGGTAGAGCTGGTCAAAGGTCGCACGATCCAGTTGTTGCATCTCGGGAACCCGGCCGACGTTACGCACCGCTGCCACCGCGGAAGCATCGAACGGCTTGTCGCCGCTCGAGCGGGTCACGCTGGCGTTGGTGATGGTACCGTCCGGCAACATCTGGATCAGCACCTCTACGCTCATTCCGTTACGCGCCGATGGCGGGCGGTTCCACTGCTCGCTCACCAGCTTGACGATCAGGTCGTCGAGGCTACCAGCTACTTCGTTGCCTCGCTCGTCAGCCAAAGCCTGTTGTCGCTGAGTATCGTCCGACAGCAGCTCGGCCAGTGCCTGAGCCTTCTTGTCTTCCTGCGCCTTGCGGGCCGCGGCCGCGGCCGCCTTCTTCTTGGCAGCCTCCACCGCAGCCTTCTTCTTGGCCTCATCGGCAGCCGCTTTCTTCTTCGCGTCCGCGGCGGCCTTCTTCTTGGCCTCTTCGGCCGCCTTCTTCTTGGCGTCCTCGGCGGCTTGCTTCTTGGCCTCTTCCTCGGCCTTCTTCTTGGCGATGTCTGCCTGCTGCTTCTGCTGGGCAGCCTTCGCCTCGGCCTCTTTCTTGGCCGCGGCGGCATCGGCGGCCTTCTTGGCATCAGCCTCTTTCTTGGCTTCGGCCGCCTTTTGAGCCGCATCGGCCTTCTTTTGTTCCTCGGCCTTGGCAGCAGCAATGGCCTGCTGCTCGGCTTTCTTCTGCTCGAGCTGCTCCTGCTCGTATTGCCGCGACGACGTTTTCTTGGCTTCGCCGGCAATCTTCTGGTTGGTCTGCTGGGTCGCCTGGCTCTTGGATTTCAGCTGGTACAGGGTGGCTTGGACGACCGGCCGCGAAGGCGGCAGTTCAGGCGTCATGGCCCAGCTGACGAAGAGCATGGCGAAGATCAGGGCGTGCAGAGCTACGGCCAGTACGACCGGCCAGAAGTAGCTTTCCGAAGGAGAGCGCTCGAGCTGGTGCATCAAGTCCCCGGCGCCTCGGTGATCAGACCGACGTTGCCGACACCGGCTTTCTGCAGGCCGCCCATGACCGCCATGACCGAACCGTAGTCGACGGCCTTGTCACCCCGGACGAAGACCTGGACCTTCTTACCCTGGCGGCTGTTCTCGGCCATGATGCCGGAAGCAGCGTTGACCAGTTGATCGAGGTCCACGGCAGTCTGGCTGCCCTTGCCCTGGTCCGGATCGACCTCGGAACCCATGTTCCAGTAGTAGGTCTTGTCGGCCTTGATGGAGATGGTGAGGACGCGCGAATCGTTGTCCTGCGGCAGCGCCTCGCTGGAAACCTTGGGCAGGTCGACCTTGACCCCCTGGTTGAGCATCGGCGCGGTCACCATGAAAATCACCAGCAGCACCAACATCACGTCGATGTAGGGCACCACGTTCATTTCGGCGACCGGCTTGCGCTTGTGACGAACCCTTGCCATATCGGCTTACCTCTTACGTCGTCTTCAATCGTCGCTGGTGTGCACTTTGCGGTGCAGGATGGCCTGGAACTCGTCGGCGAAGGTGTAGTAACGGCCGATCAGGGTTTCCGAGCGTGCGGCGAAGCGGTTGTAGGCGATGACCGCGGGGATCGCAGCGAACAGGCCGATGGCGGTGGCGATCAGCGCTTCGGCGATGCCCGGCGCCACGGTGGCGAGGGTGGCCTGCTGCACGGTGGCCAGGCCACGGAAGGAGTTCATGATGCCCCACACGGTGCCGAACAGACCGATGTACGGACTGGTGGAACCAACGGTGGCGAGGAACGGCAAGCTGGTTTCCAGCTTCTCTTCCTCACGGGAGATGGCGACGCGCATGGCGCGGGACACACCTTCCATCACCGCATCCGGATCGACGCCGGCCTGCTGGCGCAGACGGGAAAACTCCTTGAAGCCGGCACGGAAGATCTGCTCGACGCCCGAATCCGGGTCCGGGTTGCTGCCGGCCTGGCGATAAAGCTTGGACAGGTCGATACCCGACCAGAAGCGCTCCTCGAAGGTTTCCAGGGCCTTCTTCGCCGAGCGCATCATGTTGCTGCGCTGGAAAATCATGATCCACGAAGTGACCGAGGCGGCCACCAGGGTCAGCATCACCAGCTGTACCACGATGCTGGCGTTACTGATCAAGCTCCACATCGAAGTATGGTCGACGACGTTCGGTTCCACGTTAATCTCCTGCTGAAAGGGTGTCCGGACTGCCGGCAAATGCCGCACGCAACACATCTGGGATAGCGCGGGGCTTCAGGGTATCCGCCCGCACGCACGCCACCAGGAATCGCCCCTCGCAGAGCAAGGTCGAATCCGACGCCCGCCGAACCTGTTGACGAAACTTCAGGCTCGCGCGGTTCAACTCCTCCACCTCGGCGCTGACGAGCAGCTCGTCATCCAGGCGGGCCGGCGCGTGGTAGCGCGCCTCGGCCGAATGAACGACGAAAAGCAGGTTCTCTCCCGCCAGCTGCGACTGGGCAAAGCCCAGATCACGCAGCCGCTCGGTACGAGCCCGCTCCATGAACTTGAGGTAGTTGACGTAGTAGACGATGCCGCCGGCATCGGTGTCCTCGTAATAGACCCGATACCGCTGCTGGAACGGCTGACCCCCGTGTTGCGCGCGCATACTCTAGAACCAAGTAGAGATTTTGCCAATCGGCAATCGTCTACAAATGCAATTAATTACCATCTTCAGGGACGAACAGATCCGACGTCGTCCCCTCCCCCATCCGCTTCGGCACGTTCAGGCCGAAATGCAGATACGCATGCCGGGTGACGACCCGTCCCCGCGGCGTGCGCATGATATAGCCCTGCTGGATCAGATACGGTTCCAGCACATCCTCGATCGTGTGCCGCTCTTCGCTGATCGCGGCGGCCAGGTTGTCGATACCCACCGGCCCGCCGTCGAACTTGTCGATCATGGTCAGCAGCAGGCGGCGATCCTGATGATCGAAGCCACGCTCGTCAACGTCCAGCAGGTTCAGCGCCTTGTCGGCGATGTCGCTGCTGATATGGCCAGTGCCGCGCACTTCGGCGAAGTCCCGCACGCGCCGCAGCAGGCGGTTGGCGATCCGCGGCGTTCCCCGTGCCCGCCGGGCGATCTCGTAGGCGCCCGCCGGCTCGATCTCCAGCCCGAGGATGCCAGCGGAACGGCTGACGATGGTGGACAGGTCATCCACCCCGTAGAACTCCAGACGCTGGACGATGCCGAAGCGATCACGCAGCGGATTGGTCAGCATCCCGGCGCGGGTCGTCGCGCCCACCAGGGTGAACGGCGGCAGGTCCAGCTTGATCGAACGGGCCGCAGGCCCCTCGCCGATCATGATGTCCAGTTGGAAGTCTTCCATCGCCGGGTACAGCACTTCCTCGACGATGGGCGACAGCCGGTGGATCTCGTCGACGAACAGCACATCGTTGGGTTCGAGGTTGGTCAGCAACGCCGCCAGATCACCGGGGCGCTCCAGCACCGGGCCGGATGTGCTCTTGAGCGACACGCCCATTTCCTGGGCGATGATGTTCGCCAGCGTGGTCTTGCCCAGGCCCGGCGGACCGAAGATCAGCGTGTGATCGAGCGCTTCGTTGCGCCCCCTGGCCGCCTGGATGAACAGTTCCATCTGCTCGCGCACCACCGGCTGGCCGATGTAATCGGCCAGCTTCGATGGGCGGATGGCACGGTCGAACTGCTCTTCGCGGTCGCGGCCGGAGGCAGAGGAAATCAGGCGATCAGCTTCGATCATCGATATTTACACCTAGACCATGCCTTTCAACGAGCGGCGGATGAGTTCTTCGCTGGACAGACCTTCCTCCTGCACGGCGGCCACGGCACGGCTCGCCTCCTGCGGCTTGAAGCCCAACGCGATCAGGGCACTGACTGCATCGGACTCGGCGCTTGAGACTGCGGCGACCCGCATGGGTTCCACCACCAGAGGCGCGATCGACGGAATATTTTCCCAGGCCTTGAAGCGATCCTTGAGTTCGACCAGCAGACGCTCGGCAGTCTTCTTCCCCACTCCGGGAATCTTCACCAGGGTGGAAGTATCCTGCGCCTGGACGCAGCGTACCAGCTCATCGACTTCCAGACCCGACATCAGTGCAAGCGCAAGTTTCGGCCCCACCCCATTGAGACGGATCAGCTCGCGGAACAGCTCGCGCTCGCGCTTCTCGGCGAAGCCGTAGAGCAGGTGGGCGTCTTCCCGCACCACCAGATGCGTATGCAATGTCACCGGCTCGCCGACACCGGGCAGACGGTAGAGCGTGGTCATCGGCACTTCGAGTTCGTAACCCACCCCGTTTACATCGAGGATCAGGTGCGGCGGCTGTTTTTCCGCCAGGGTGCCACGCAGGCGTCCAATCACAGGTAAGCGTCCTTAATTGCTAGATTCGAGGTCACAGGCGCAGCCGGCCGCCACGTCGACGGGTACCCACCAGCCCATGCGGCACCAGGCTCTGCCGGGTGTGCGCGTGGCACAGGGCGATGGCCAGGGCGTCGGAGGCGTCGATCTGCGGCTTCTGCGTCAGCTTGAGCAGGTGCATCACCATCATCTGCACCTGCTGCTTGTCCGCACCACCGGTGCCGGCAATCGCCTGCTTGACCTGGCTGGCCGTGTACTCGGCGATCTGCAAGCCTTCTTCCGCCGCCGCGACGATGGCCGCGCCCCGCGCCTGCCCCAGCTTCAACGCCGAATCGGCGTTGCGCGCCATGAACACCTGCTCGATGCCCATCATCCTCGGCCGGTAGGTCTGGATGACCTCGCGCACGCCACGAAAGACGATCTGCAGGCGCTCGAACAGTTCGCCATTGCCGGTACGGATGCAGCCCGACGCTACGTACTCGCAGCCGCGGCCGGTGTCGCGCACCACGCCGAAGCCGGTAATCCGTGAGCCTGGGTCGATGCCGAGAATCAGGGTCATGTCCGTCCGATCACACCTTGTCGGTAACCTGTACTTCAGATAACAAAAACCGGAAGCGGGAGGCGCCGCTGACGACCGCTCCCGCTTCCGGCTTCAGACCAGCGCCGGTGGAGGGATCAGCCCAGCTGGGCCATCACCTCGTCCGGGATATCCGCATTGGAGTAGACGTTCTGCACGTCGTCCAGGTCTTCGAGCATGTCGATCAGCTTGAGGACCTTCTGCGCGGTGTCCAGATCCAGGGTCGCGGTGGTCGACGGGATCATGGCGACCTCCGCTTCCTCGCCCTTGAAACCGGCTTCGGTCAGCGCTTCGTTGACCGAGATGAAGTCGGCGAAGCTGGTGAAGACGTCGATGGAACCATCGTCGTTGACCACCACGTCGTCGGCGCCGGCTTCCAGCGCGGCGTCCATCAGGGCTTCTTCGTTCACCCCCGGCGCATAGCTGATCTGGCCCTTGCGCTCGAACATGTAGGCCACCGAACCATCGGTGCCCAGGTTGCCGCCGCACTTGCTGAAGGCATGACGCACTTCGGCCGCGGTGCGGTTGCGGTTGTCGGTCATCGCTTCGACGATGATCGCCACGCCGCTGGGCGCGTAACCCTCGTAGGTCAGCTCGGCCATGTTGTCCGCTTCGCTGGAGCCCACGCCGCGCTGGATGGCGCGGTCGATGGTGTCGCGGGTCATGTTGGCGGTCAGCGCCTTGTCCACGGCCAGGCGCAGACGCGGGTTGTCCGCCGGGATCCCGCCGCCCTGCTTGGCTGCAACGGTCAGCTCACGAATGAGCTTGGTGAAGATCTTGCCCTTCTTGGCGTCCTGACGTTCCTTGCGGTGCTTGATGTTGGCCCATTTGGAATGACCAGCCATAACTCACTCCGTATCGCTAGTGTTTCGCATTCAGCGCCCGAGTCCGGGCGCCCTTGCCATCTGAATCGACTTACTCGGAGGCCTTCTGCTGCTCGCGCAGACGGATGTGCAGCTCGCGCAGCGCCTTGCCATCCACGGTGCCCGGGGCCTGGGTCATGACATCGCCGGCACTCTGGGTTTTCGGGAAGGCGATGACTTCGCGGATCGAAGCCGCGCCGGTCATCAGCATCACCAGGCGGTCCAGGCCGAAGGCCAGGCCACCGTGCGGCGGTGCGCCGTACTTGAGGGCATCGAGGAGGAAGCCGAACTTCTCTTCCTGCTCCGCATCGTCGATGCCGAGCACGCGGAACACCGCCTGCTGCATGGCCTTGTCGTGGATACGAATGGAGCCGCCGCCCAGCTCGGTACCGTTGAGCACCATGTCGTAGGCGCGGGACAGCTTGTCGGCCGGATTGGCCTCGAGCTCTTCCGGGGTGCACTTGGGCGCGGTGAACGGGTGGTGCAGGGAAGTCAGGCTGCCGTCATCGTTCTCTTCGAACATCGGGAAGTCCACGACCCACATCGGCGCCCACTCCTTGGTGAGCAGGTTGAGGTCATGGCCGACCTTGATGCGCAGCGCGCCGAGGGCGTCGCAGACGATCTTGGCCTTGTCGGCGCCGAAGAACACGATGTCGCCATCGACCGCACCGACGCGATCCAGGATCACGTTCAGGTTCGGCTCGGCGATGTTCTTCACGATCGGCGACTGCAGACCTTCCACGCCCTTGGCGCGTTCGTTGACCTTGATGTAGGCCAGCCCCTTGGCGCCGTAGATGCCGACGAACTTGGTGTAGTCGTCGATCTGCTTGCGCGGCATGCTCGCACCGCCCGGAACGCGCAGGGCGGCAACGCGGCCCCTGGGATCGTTGGCGGGACCGGAGAACACCTTGAACTCGACATCCTTGAGCTGGTCGGCCACGTCGACCAGTTCCAGCGGGATACGCAGGTCAGGCTTGTCCGAACCGTAGCGGCGCATGGCCTCTTCGAACGGCATGTGCGGGAACTCGTCGAACTCGACGTTCAGCACTTCCTTGAACAGCTGGCGCACCATCTTCTCGGTGATCTCGATGATGTCGCTTTCTTCCAGGAAGCTGGTCTCGATGTCGATCTGGGTGAATTCCGGCTGGCGGTCGGCACGTAGGTCTTCGTCGCGGAAGCATTTGGCAATCTGGTAGTAGCGGTCGAAGCCGGCGACCATCAGCAGTTGCTTGAACAGCTGGGGCGACTGCGGGAGGGCGAAGAAATGCCCCGGGTAGGTGCGGCTCGGCACCAGGTAGTCACGCGCGCCTTCCGGGGTCGGACGACCGAGGATCGGGGTTTCCACATCGAGGAAGCCGTTGTCGTCCAGGTAGCGGCGGATGCTGCTGGTGATGCGTGCGCGCAGCTTCAGCTTGGCGGCCATCTCCGGGCGACGCAGGTCGATGAAGCGGTAGCGCAGGCGGGTTTCCTCGCCCACGTCGGAGTACTCGTCCAGCGGGAACGGCGGGGTTTCGGCCTGGTTCAGCACCTCCAGCTCGTGACCCAGCACTTCGATGGCGCCGGAAGCCATGTTCGAATTGCGCGCGCCTTCGGGACGCAGGCGCACCTTGCCGGTGATCTTCACCACGTATTCGCTGCGCACGCGGTCGGCCTTGGCGAAGGTCTCGACGCGATCCGGGTCGAACACCACCTGGGCCAGGCCTTCGCGATCACGCACGTCGAGGAAGATCACCCCGCCGTGGTCGCGGCGACGGTGTACCCAACCGCAAAGAGTGACTACCTGGCCGTCCAGGCTCTCGTTCAATTGGCCGCAATAGTGGCTGCGCATCATGGTGTGTTTCGCTTCTCGAAAGTCTTGAATTCTAGGGAACCGCTCATTCGCTGGCGGAGCAGCCGCCACCACCGCAACCGGTGGCCGGACAGGCCGCTGGAGCATCGCCGGAGGCAAGATTCTTCTTCGCTCCGGTCTTGAAGTCAGTCTCGTACCAACCGCTGCCACCCAGGCGGAAGCCCGGAGCCGACAACATCTTCTTCAACTCGGGAGCCTTGCAGGCCGGACAATCGACCAACGGCGCATCGCTGATCTTCTGCAGCGATTCCAGCTGATGCGCGCAGGACTGGCACTGGTACTCGTAAATCGGCATGGGGCACCTTGACTGATCACACTGCCACGGGCCCGCGTCCCGCGGCAAAGGCGGGATTATAGCCTGAAAAAACCAAGGCTTGCAGCCGCCGCCCCCTGCACGCCGACGCACGCTTTGTCGCCACGAAATCGATAGAGACACCCTATCGATCACCTTGACACAAGCCAAGAGCGCCACCCACACGTCGATGCTAGCCTGGCTCACAACTATACGAACCGACAGACAAGCCGCACCCCAGGAGGTCGTCATGGAAATCAACATCGGAATCGCCGAACAGGACCGCGCCGCCATCGCCGATGGCCTGTCCCGCCTACTGGCGGACACCTATACCCTTTACCTGAAGACCCACAACTTCCACTGGAACGTCACCGGGCCGATGTTCAATACCCTGCACCTGATGTTCGAGGGGCAATACACCGAACTGGCGCTGGCCGTGGACAGCATCGCCGAGCGCATTCGCGCGCTGGGCTTCCCCGCCCCGGGGACCTACGCCGCCTACGCACGCCTGTCCTCGATCAAGGAAGAGGAAGGCGTGCCAGACGCCCAGGAGATGATCCGCCTACTGGTGCAAGGCCAGGAAGCCGTGGTCCGCACCGCCCGCAATCTCTTCCCCCTGCTGGACAAGGTGAACGACGAACCCACCGCCGACCTGCTCACCCAGCGCATGCAGGTTCACGAAAAGACTGCCTGGATGCTTCGCAGCCTGCTCGCCGAATAACTCTTCTTTATATAGGGAGCCCACCACCGAGCGGGCCCCCTCCCCCTACGAATGGCCTAACCGGTTGATTTGAGAAGGCAACTGGATTGCGGTTAAATACTGCCGTGCGCTTCGCGCATAGGCTGTCCGGCACGCTTTCATACACTTTTCAGCGTCGCTCCGCTGGACGGCTGCTTTTTTTCGTTACCCGCTCAAGGTGAATCCGTAGCCATGTTGAAAGTCGTCCATCTCCTGACGGGCGTCGCAGCACTCCTGCTGTCGTTCGCTCCCAGTTTGCGCAACGATGCCCTGCCCTACCTGCAACAAAGCGATGCCATCTATCTTGCACTGCTCGGCCTGACCAGCCTGCTGCTCGCCCCGAGCAGCAACCTCAAGCAGCCGGCGGCACTGCAAAGCCTGTCGACCGCCCTGGTCGTCCTGGCTGTCGTACTGCAAGTGCTGATCCTGCTTGCCCCGCTGCCGTTCATCGGCAATCAGCCGGCCATCCTGCTGCCGCTGTTGAGCCTGGCCGCCGCCGTCGTCCTGCAATGGGCCGCTGACCTGAACAAACCCCGCCCCATCGATACGGCTCCGGTCAGCGACGAAAATCGCGAAACCGGCACCGTGAAGTGGTTCAACACCTCCAAGGGTTTCGGCTTCATCTCCCGCGACACCGGGGAGGACATCTTCGTGCACTTCCGCGCCATCCGCGGCGAAGGCCACCGCATCCTGATCGAAGGCCAGCGCGTGGAGTTCTCCGTCGTCCAGCGCGACAAGGGACTGCAGGCCGAGGACGTGATAGCGGCCCTTCCCAACCGCCGCTGAACGCCCAATAAAAAGCCCGCCAATCGGCGGGCTTTTTATTGGGCTCAATAGTGCGGTGGCGGCGCCTCATCGTCTGCGACGCCCACCTGCCCCTGCAGATCCTCGAGACGCTTGATCAACGCCTGCATCTGCAGGCGCAGACGCTCGATCACCCGCTCCTGTTCGTAGACCACATCGCTCATGGTCTGCAACGCATCGTCCTGGAACGCCAGCCGGCTCTCCAGGTCCGCAACCCGATCCTCCAGCTCCATCACTCACTCCTGCACGAAACGGAACTCATCGCCCAGCACCATGCGCAGTTTCTCACGCAGGCGGGCAAGCTCTTCGACACCGTAAGGTACCGCCGGATGACGCCCCCAGACCGGCCCCGGCCAGGCCGCATCATTGCGGCGCCGCACGATCACATGCACATGCAACTGACTGACGACGTTTCCAAGATTGGCAACGTTCATCTTGTCGGCGCTGAAAGTGTCCTTGAGGGTTTCCGCCAGCTGCGTAGCCTCCCTCCAGAGCTGCTGCTGATCATCGGGATCGAGCTGGAACAGTTCGCTGACGTCCTCGCGCCGGGGCACCAGGATGAACCACGGATACTGCGAGTCATTCATCAGCAGCAGACTGCTCAACGGAAAATCCCCCACCGGGACGGTGTCCTGCTCGAGACGGGAATCCAGGACGAACATAACCACATCTCCTGTTCGACGAACGTATTGATAAGACTAGCCCCACCGGGGCGAAGGGCGCGAAGGATACTAGAGCGCCCCGCCAGCGAATACGACCGCGTACTGCACTTCCCCGGAGCGGGCATCCTCCACAAGGCCCCAGGAGCGTGCGCAATGCATGCCGAGCTGATTCCGACGGCAGGCCAGCGGAACTGATCCCTCGGACAAGAACACCGAAATGCATAGAAAAATCGTTAAACCAGCCGATACGGCACCGCCCTGAAAGAGGCGCCGCTATTCTCCCTTTATTGCAAAACCACAAAGGAACCCGTGAAATGCATCATCGCGCCGCACATCCGGAGATGCGAAGCAATAACGGAACATTTGTGCACGTTTTTTGCTGGCCAATGGACGGGGGCAAGGATATGGCCGCTACACTGCCCCACAGGCAGCGCGACGTACGGAATCCGGAAGTGGTCAATGGAGAATCGAACCACGCCGGCTGACGCAACCAACAACATGCCGTAAACCAGGGGGAGCAATCTCTTTTTGCAACATCGAATCTACCTGAATGCGACATAGTTCATGCAGGTTTGCGACAGCCCCGTAAAGTTTTCGCGTGATTAATTGGGCAACTATCGCCAAGACAACACGCGTGCTATAAGTTAGCGCCGACAAAAAGAATGAGCCGTCACCGCGGCACTGTGATGGCAGATAATTTCAAAACCAAAGGAGCAATCACAATGAAAGTGATGAAGTGGAGCGCCATCGCCCTGGCGGTTTCTGCAGGCACCACGCAACTGGCAATGGCCGAGCCCTTCGTAGGCAATCAGGCTGAATCCAAGGGCTTTGTCGAAGACAGCAGCCTGAACTTCCTGGTTCGCAACTACTACTTCAACCGTAGCAATACCGGTGGCGCTACCGACGCCCGCGACTGGAGCCAAGGCTTCCTGGCCAACTACAACTCCGGTTTCACTCAAGGCACCGTCGGCTTCGGCGTCGATGCCTTCGGCTACCTCGGTTTGAAACTTGACGGCGGCAGCGGCTACGGCAAGACCGGCAACCTGCCACTCCACGACGACGGCGACAAGGCTGACGACTACGGCAAGGCTGGGGCAGCCCTCAAGGTCCGTATCTCCAAGACCGAACTGAAAATCGGCGACATGCAGCCCACCGCTCCGGTATTCGCCGTAGGCGGCACCCGCCTGCTGCCGCAGACTGCCAGCGGTATCGCCCTGATGAGCAGCGAAATCGAAGGCCTGGATCTGGAAGGCGGTCACTACTACTCCGGCACCAACTATGACACC
This Pseudomonas sp. ATCC 13867 DNA region includes the following protein-coding sequences:
- the ruvC gene encoding crossover junction endodeoxyribonuclease RuvC → MTLILGIDPGSRITGFGVVRDTGRGCEYVASGCIRTGNGELFERLQIVFRGVREVIQTYRPRMMGIEQVFMARNADSALKLGQARGAAIVAAAEEGLQIAEYTASQVKQAIAGTGGADKQQVQMMVMHLLKLTQKPQIDASDALAIALCHAHTRQSLVPHGLVGTRRRGGRLRL
- the ruvA gene encoding Holliday junction branch migration protein RuvA is translated as MIGRLRGTLAEKQPPHLILDVNGVGYELEVPMTTLYRLPGVGEPVTLHTHLVVREDAHLLYGFAEKRERELFRELIRLNGVGPKLALALMSGLEVDELVRCVQAQDTSTLVKIPGVGKKTAERLLVELKDRFKAWENIPSIAPLVVEPMRVAAVSSAESDAVSALIALGFKPQEASRAVAAVQEEGLSSEELIRRSLKGMV
- a CDS encoding YebC/PmpR family DNA-binding transcriptional regulator, which translates into the protein MAGHSKWANIKHRKERQDAKKGKIFTKLIRELTVAAKQGGGIPADNPRLRLAVDKALTANMTRDTIDRAIQRGVGSSEADNMAELTYEGYAPSGVAIIVEAMTDNRNRTAAEVRHAFSKCGGNLGTDGSVAYMFERKGQISYAPGVNEEALMDAALEAGADDVVVNDDGSIDVFTSFADFISVNEALTEAGFKGEEAEVAMIPSTTATLDLDTAQKVLKLIDMLEDLDDVQNVYSNADIPDEVMAQLG
- the aspS gene encoding aspartate--tRNA ligase, whose amino-acid sequence is MMRSHYCGQLNESLDGQVVTLCGWVHRRRDHGGVIFLDVRDREGLAQVVFDPDRVETFAKADRVRSEYVVKITGKVRLRPEGARNSNMASGAIEVLGHELEVLNQAETPPFPLDEYSDVGEETRLRYRFIDLRRPEMAAKLKLRARITSSIRRYLDDNGFLDVETPILGRPTPEGARDYLVPSRTYPGHFFALPQSPQLFKQLLMVAGFDRYYQIAKCFRDEDLRADRQPEFTQIDIETSFLEESDIIEITEKMVRQLFKEVLNVEFDEFPHMPFEEAMRRYGSDKPDLRIPLELVDVADQLKDVEFKVFSGPANDPRGRVAALRVPGGASMPRKQIDDYTKFVGIYGAKGLAYIKVNERAKGVEGLQSPIVKNIAEPNLNVILDRVGAVDGDIVFFGADKAKIVCDALGALRIKVGHDLNLLTKEWAPMWVVDFPMFEENDDGSLTSLHHPFTAPKCTPEELEANPADKLSRAYDMVLNGTELGGGSIRIHDKAMQQAVFRVLGIDDAEQEEKFGFLLDALKYGAPPHGGLAFGLDRLVMLMTGAASIREVIAFPKTQSAGDVMTQAPGTVDGKALRELHIRLREQQKASE
- a CDS encoding FmdB family zinc ribbon protein; protein product: MPIYEYQCQSCAHQLESLQKISDAPLVDCPACKAPELKKMLSAPGFRLGGSGWYETDFKTGAKKNLASGDAPAACPATGCGGGGCSASE
- the ruvB gene encoding Holliday junction branch migration DNA helicase RuvB — its product is MIEADRLISSASGRDREEQFDRAIRPSKLADYIGQPVVREQMELFIQAARGRNEALDHTLIFGPPGLGKTTLANIIAQEMGVSLKSTSGPVLERPGDLAALLTNLEPNDVLFVDEIHRLSPIVEEVLYPAMEDFQLDIMIGEGPAARSIKLDLPPFTLVGATTRAGMLTNPLRDRFGIVQRLEFYGVDDLSTIVSRSAGILGLEIEPAGAYEIARRARGTPRIANRLLRRVRDFAEVRGTGHISSDIADKALNLLDVDERGFDHQDRRLLLTMIDKFDGGPVGIDNLAAAISEERHTIEDVLEPYLIQQGYIMRTPRGRVVTRHAYLHFGLNVPKRMGEGTTSDLFVPEDGN